A genomic region of Papaver somniferum cultivar HN1 chromosome 7, ASM357369v1, whole genome shotgun sequence contains the following coding sequences:
- the LOC113293408 gene encoding uncharacterized protein LOC113293408, which yields MKMMNTQVFMLSFFIIGSYLLVQTHADPYDTPPSRVAGKVFPPAEFYCTTPKETCTGKQIKCPNECPSFKPANPNAKSCFIDCNSPKCEASCKKEKPNCSGKGSACGDPRFVGGDGVVFYFHGKANQHFTLVSDSNFQINSRFIGRRPEGRSRDNTWIQSLGLLFSSNSFTFAAKKVANWEDNVDQLVFTYNNQPITISEGHRSSWSAPDSPLVVERTADTNSITVTLPGVVEISASVVPITEQDDRVHNYQIPYGEDCFAHLEVQFRFFDLSERVEGVLGQTYRSEFQSPVKIGVAMPIMGGEAKYITSSLVSADCNNCIFSPSSSIMATENLAGLGSTLDCTSKMSNGRGVVCRR from the exons ATGAAAATGATGAACACTCAAGTTTTCATGCTCTCATTCTTCATCATTGGTTCATATCTTTTGGTTCAAACCCATGCAGACCCTTACGATACTCCACCTTCTAGGGTAGCAGGGAAAGTGTTCCCACCAGCAGAATTCTACTGCACTACTCCAAAGGAAACATGCACTGGCAAACAAATTAAATGCCCAAACGAATGCCCTTCTTTCAAACCTGCTAACCCTAATGCTAAATCTTGCTTCATTGATTGCAATTCTCCAAAGTGTGAAGCTTCCTGCAAGA AGGAGAAACCAAACTGTAGCGGAAAAGGATCAGCTTGTGGAGACCCAAGATTCGTCGGAGGAGATGGTGTTGTGTTCTACTTCCATGGAAAAGCCAACCAACATTTCACTTTAGTCTCAGACTCAAACTTCCAAATCAACTCTAGATTCATCGGTCGCAGACCTGAAGGCCGAAGCCGTGACAACACATGGATTCAATCTTTGGGTCTTCTattttcttccaactctttcaCTTTTGCTGCTAAGAAAGTTGCAAACTGGGAAGACAATGTCGATCAACTTGTTTTCACATACAACAACCAACCAATCACCATTAGCGAAGGTCACCGTTCATCTTGGTCTGCACCAGACAGTCCTTTAGTAGTCGAAAGAACAGCCGATACTAACAGCATCACTGTTACATTACCCGGCGTTGTTGAAATCTCAGCTAGCGTTGTTCCTATTACCGAACAAGATGACAGAGTCCATAACTATCAAATTCCTTATGGTGAAGACTGTTTTGCTCATTTGGAAGTACAGTTTAGGTTCTTCGATTTGTCCGAAAGAGTTGAAGGTGTTCTAGGACAAACTTACCGATCTGAATTCCAAAGTCCAGTTAAGATTGGTGTTGCTATGCCTATCATGGGTGGTGAAGCTAAATACATCACTTCATCTCTAGTTTCTGCTGATTGTAACAATTGTATTTTCTCACCTTCATCATCCATCATGGCGACAGAGAATCTAGCAGGTTTGGGTTCGACCTTGGACTGTACCAGCAAGATGAGCAATGGACGTGGAGTTGTCTGCCGTCGCTAG
- the LOC113296031 gene encoding uncharacterized protein LOC113296031, with amino-acid sequence MNFSTVEGINNIVARDLTSLSKQDFVDYDTSYNQRCNGGLMYYGFQFIFKKDGIDEDDPYKAKDGKCNVNNQGFSEWWARFSLEGNVSPYVGSPSSQEQHNTNLDVNTNVKRRRGGGQKAGKAARDATQRAAVEGGSNEFNYSEYKEFVMKVNKIETGAMALR; translated from the exons ATGAATTTTTCTACAGTAGAAGGTATTAATAACATCGTTGCTAGAGATCTGACTTCACTCTCTAAACAAGATTTTGTGGACTATGATACATCTTACAACCAAAGATGTAATGGAGGTCTTATGTATTATGGGTTCCAGTTTATTTTTAAGAAGGATGGAATCGATGAAGATGACCCATACAAGGCTAAAGATGGCAAATGTAATGTGAACAACCAAG gattttcagaatggtGGGCCCGTTTCTCACTGGAAGGAAATGTATCTCCATATGTTGGGTCTCCAAGTAGTCAAGAACAACACAACACAAATCTGGATGTTAATACCAAcgtcaagagaagaagaggagggggTCAGAaagctggaaaagcagcgagagaCGCAACCCAAAGAGCAGCAGTAGAAGGAGGTTCAAACGAGTTCAACTATTCTGAGTACAAGGAATTCGTGATGAAGGTAAACAAGATAGAAACAGGGGCCATGGCATTGCGATAA